The following nucleotide sequence is from Synechococcus sp. KORDI-52.
GGGGTGTGAGGAGTGTGTGGGCCGAAACCCGCACACGCTTCAGCCTAGCCCCGCTCTACTTGCCCATTCCGAGGTGCTGGGCCTTTTGGTAGACCTTGCCTTCCGTCAGCAGGGAGGGAGCCACGACCACCTCCACCTGCTGCATCTGCTTGATCGTCTGAGCTCCCAAGGTGCCCATCGATGTTTTCAGGCAGCCCAGCAGGTTGTGGGTGCCGTCGTCCAATTTGGCCGGACCACGAAGGATGCGTTCGATGCTGCCGGTGTTGCCCACATTGATGCGGGTTCCGCGGGGCAGCACAGGGCTCGGTGTGGCCATGCCCCAGTGGAAGCCCCGGCCGGGGGCTTCCTCAGCACGGGCGATGGGGGAGCCGATCATCACGGCGTCGGCGCCGCAGGCGATGCACTTGCAGATGTCACCTCCGGTGACGATGCCTCCGTCGGCAACGATGGGTACGTAGCGACCACTCTCCTTTTCGTAGTCGGCCCTGGCGGCGGCGCAGTCGGCAACCGCTGTGGCCTGGGGAATGCCCACACCGAGAACACCGCGGGAGGTGCATGCGGCGCCTGGTCCGATGCCAACCATCACGCCCGCCGCACCAGCACGCATCAGTTGCAGGGCAACCTCATAGGTGACGCAGTTGCCGATCACCACCGGGACGCCCATGTCACGACAGAGGGCTTCCAAATCCAGCGTCTCCTGGCCTTCAGGACCGATGTGGTCCGTCGAGACCACGGTGGCTTGCACGAAGAACAGATCGGCTCCTGCTTCGGCGATGGCCTTGCCAAAACGCAGGGCAGCCACCGGAGTGCCGCTTACGGCAGCGATGCCTCCTTGGGCCTTGATGTCCTGGATGCGTTTACGGATCAGTGCTTCTTGAACCGGTTGGCTGTAGATCTCCTGCATCAAGGGGACGAATTCGTCCTTGCCGACGGCGGCAATGCGATCCAGAACCTGGTTGGGGTCGTCATAGCGGGTCTGCACGCCCTCCAGGTTCAGCACGCCCAGGGCACCCAGCTCAGACAGGCGAACGGCCATGCCCACATCGACCACGCCATCCATGGCGCTGGCGATGATGGGGATCTCGCGCTCGATGCCCCCCAGAGTCCAACGGGTATCCGTGACCTCGGGGTCAACTGTGCGACCCCCAGGCACCAGAGCGATTTCATCGATTCCGTAGGCCCGGCGAACGGTCTTGGAGCGTCCGAGCTGAATGTCCACCGAGCGACGTCAATAAAGTCAGATCAAGCTACCAATCGGGATGATCGCCTCAGCTGGATCGGCCCGTCACACGGCTCCAGGTCGAGCGCGTGCTCGCGATGAATTTGTCCCGATCGCTGTTGCGGATCAGGTTGCGCAGGGCGAAGTTCACCAACCAGATCACGCCGGCGAGCTCCAGCAGGCCCGGCACCAGGGGAAGGCTGTTGATGGTTCCGAGCACGCCGGAGTAGATCGTCGCCAAGAGGCTGAACACGATCAGGCCACCAACCACCTTCAGGGGCAGCTGGGCCTTGGTCCAAAGCTCAGCGAGATCGTTCTGCTCGAGCCAGTCCTTCACCTTTCCCACCAGTAGATCCCACTCGCCACCGTCCTGATCGGAGCTCTCCTGGGCGGGGATGGACACGGTGGAGGCGATCACAGGATCCGGTGTTAGAGCAGCTGCGGGCGCGGGAGTCGGGTCTTCAGTCGATGCCGGGGACGGCGCAGGTGTTGGAGCAGCTGCGGGCGCGGGAGTCGGGTCTTCAGTCGATGCCGGGGACGGCGCAGGTGTTGGAGCAGCTGCGGGCGCGGGAGTCGGGTCTTCAGTCGATGCCGGGGACGGCGCAGGTGTTGCAACCGGAGCCGTAGTGGATTCAGGGGTCGGCGTGGGGTCACTGCCTGGGGTGTCGGCTTCAGGGCGTGGCTCGTCGACAGGACCCATCACGTGAATGGAAAGCGGTTGGGACTTTATCCGGAGTTTTCAGATTCGATCCACTGTCCGAGATAGACTGTTAAAGGAAGTCTGATGCACGTATGACGGATTCTGTGGGGCCTGGCAGCGGCGGTCCCGGCGATTCCGACGATCGGATCATTCAGACGGATCTACGCAACGAGATGTCGCGCTCCTACTTGGAGTACGCGATGAGTGTGATCGTGGGTCGGGCGCTGCCCGATGCCCGCGACGGCCTCAAGCCGGTGCATCGCCGAATCCTGTACGCGATGTATGAGTTGGGCCTCACTAGCGACAGGCCTTACCGCAAGTGCGCCCGTGTCGTGGGCGAAGTGCTCGGCAAATATCACCCCCACGGCGACACCGCCGTGTACGACGCCCTGGTGCGCATGGCCCAGGACTTCTCCATGTCGATGCCCCTGATCGATGGGCACGGCAATTTCGGCTCGGTGGACAACGATCCACCGGCGGCCATGCGATACACCGAATCGCGATTGCGGGCGCTGACCACCGACAGCCTCCTGGAAGACATCGAGGCGGAGACGGTTGATTTTGCCGACAACTTCGATGGCTCCCAGCAGGAGCCAACCGTGCTTCCTGCTCGGATCCCGCAGCTGCTGCTGAATGGTTCAGCGGGCATCGCCGTGGGGATGGCGACCAATATTCCGCCCCACAACCTCAATGAGCTGATTGATGGCTTACTAGCGTTGATCGCGAACCCGGAGATCACCGATCAGGACTTGATCCGGCTGATCCCTGGTCCAGATTTCCCCACCGGTGGTCAGATCCTTGGGCGGGAAGGCATCCGCGAGACCTACCTGGGCGGCCGCGGCTCGGTGACGATGCGCGGAGTGGCCAATATCGAAACGCTCGAGGTGCCGGGACGCCCCGATCGCGATGCCGTGATCATCACGGAGTTGCCGTATCAGACCAACAAAGCGGCGCTGATTGAGCGCATCGCAGAGCTGGTTAACGACAAGAAGCTCGAGGGTATTTCCGACATCCGTGATGAAAGCGACCGCGATGGCATGCGGATTGTGGTGGAGCTGCGCCGCGACGCTTACCCGCAGGTGGTGCTGAACAACCTGTTCAAGCTCACCCCGCTGCAGAGCAACTTCAGCGCATACATGTTGGCGCTGGTGAACGGCGAACCGATCCTGCTCACCCTGCGCAAGATGCTCGAGGTGTTCCTCGACTTCCGGGTCGAGACGATTGAGCGCCGCACCCGGTATTTGCTTCGCAAGGCCGAAGAGCGCGACCACATCCTGCTGGGCCTGCTGCTGGCGCTCGATCAGCTGGATCCGATCATCGCCTTGATCCGGGCTGCTCCCGATACGGCTACGGCACGGCAACAGCTGCAGGAGCGCCATGGCCTCTCCGACATCCAGGCCGATGCCATCCTGCAGATGCAGCTGCGCCGTCTGACGGCTCTAGAGGCCGACAAGATCCGGCTCGAGCACGAGGATCTGGTCACCAAGATCGCTGACTACAAGGACATCCTTGGCCGGCGTGAGCGTGTGTTCGGAATCATCCAGGACGAGCTCGGTCAGCTGCAGGAGCGCTACCAGACGCCTCGTCGCACCGAAATCCTCGACCTCGGCGGCGGCCTGACCGACATCGACCTGATCGCCAATGAGCGTTCAGTGGTGCTGCTCACCGAGACCGGTTATCTCAAGCGGATGCCGGTGAGTGAATTTGAGGCCACCAGCCGCGGCACCCGCGGCAAGGCCGGCACCCGCAGCCAGGGTGAAGATGCGGTGAAGCTGTTCATCAGCTGCAACGACCACGACACCTTGGTGCTGTTCAGCGACCGCGGAGTGTCGTATGCCCTGCCGGCTTACCGCGTGCCCCAGTGCAGCCGTGCGGCCAAGGGAACGCCGGTGGTGCAGCTGCTGCCGATCCCTCGGGAAGAGGCGATCACCACATTGATTCCGGTGTCGGAGTTCAGCGACGACACCGACCTGGTGATGCTCACCCGAGGTGGCTTCATCAAGCGCACCCGCCTTTCGGCCTTCAGCAACATCCGCTCCAATGGCCTGATCGCCATCAATCTGGAGGACGGTGATGCCCTCACCTGGGTGCGCCTGGCGGTGCCTGGCGACAGCGTCTTGATCGGCTCCAAAGCCGGGATGACCATCCACTTCCGCCTCAGTGATGAGGAGTTGCGGCCCCTCGGCCGCACGGCCCGCGGCGTGCGTTCGATGAACCTGCGCGATGGTGATGCCCTGGTGAGCATGGATGTACTGCCCGTGGAACTCGCCGATCAGGTGGCCGCCAGCGCCGACGATGAAGAGGATGCCGCCAGTGAGGGGCCCTGGGTGCTCGTGGCGTCGGCCTCGGGTCTGGGCAAGCGGGTTCCGGTGACGCAATTCCGCTTGCAGAAACGGGCTGGAATGGGGTTGCGGGCGATGAAGTTCCGCACCGACGCCGATGAGCTGGTGGGGCTGAGTGTGCTTGGTGCCGGTGAGGAGTTGCTGCTGGTGAGCGAGAAGGGGGTGATCGTGCGCACCAGTGCCGATGCCATCCCCCAGCAATCCCGGGCCGCTACGGGTGTGCGTCTGCAGAAGCTCGACAAGGGCGACCGGCTGCTCAAGGTGGTGCTGGTGCCGCCAGAAGCCGAAGACGAAGCTGCTGCCGATCCCGAAGCGAGTGGGACCGAAACAGACGCGCAGGACAGCTGATCTTGGCCGAGCCGGTGGATGTGCTGGTGTTGGGGGGCGGTCCTGCTGCCCTCTGTGTCGCCTCGGAACTGAACCAACGGGGTGTGTCCGTTGCTGGCATCGCCTCGGATCCGGTCGACGCTCCATGGCCGAACACCTACGGCATCTGGGCCGATGAACTCAAAGCGGTGGGGCTTGAGCAGCTGCTGGAGCACCGCTGGAGCGACACCGTGAGTTTTTTCGGCGAAGGCGGCTCAACGGCTCAGGATCGGAGCCATGCCCACGGGATCGACTACGGCTTGTTTGATCGCGCTGTTCTCCAGCGCCATTGGCTGGAGCGGGCCGACGGCGTGGTTTGGCATCAAGACACTGCCGAACGGGTGGAGCTGAAGGGTTCAACCACCCTCGTCAGCTGCGCATCGGGAACGACCATGCAGGCGCGGTTGGTGATTGATGCCTCCGGTTCGCGTACGCACCACATTCGCCGCCCCGATCAGGGGCCTGTGGCGGGCCAGGCGGCCTACGGGGTGGTGGGGCGTTTCTCCAAGCCGCCGATTGAGCCGGACCGTTTTGTGTTGATGGACTACCGCTGCGATCATCTCAGCGAGACGCAGCGCCAGGAACCACCCACGTTCCTGTATGCGATGGATCTGGGCGATGGGGTGTTCTTCGTGGAGGAGACCTCCCTCGCTTTGGCGCCGGCGGTTCCCTACGACGTGCTCCAGCAACGGCTGCAACAGCGCCTTGATCAGCGCGGTGTGGAGATCACCGAGGTGATCCATGAGGAGTTCTGCCTCTTCCCGATGAACCTGCCGCTGCCGGATCGGCGTCAGCCGCTGTTGGCCTTTGGTGGTGCGGCGAGCATGGTGCATCCAGCCTCGGGCTACATGGTCGGTTCGTTGCTGCGGCGTGGCCCTGATCTGGCCCAGGCCTTGGCCGAAGCCATCACCAATCCAAGCCTTGGCTCAGCAGCCTTGGCCCAACGGGGTTGGCAAGCGCTTTGGCCATTGGAACTTGTGCTGCGCCATCAGCTCTATCAGTTCGGTTTGGGCCGGTTGATGGGGTTCAACGAAGCGCTATTGCGCACTCACTTCGCCACCTTCTTTGCGCTGCCGCGGGATGAGTGGTTCGGCTTCCTCACCAACACCCTTCCCTTGCCCCGGCTGATGAGCGTGATGCTGCGTTTGTTCGCCCTTGCTCCGTGGGAGTTGCGGCGGGGGTTGGTGTTGGGAGCGCCCCCGTCTCAGTCGCCGACCTGGACCCAGTCCAACGGCTGAATCAAAGGGAACAGACAGTCGTCCGTCTGCACCTCCTCGAGCCAGCCCTCCGGCAATTCGGTGGTGCCGTCGATCGCCTGCATCAGCTGCCAGAAGCGTGCCAGGTGACGTTGCACCCGTTCCCGGGCGAGTTCGGTCGTGGTGCCGGCCCGCAGGATGAAGCTCCAATCGGATGACTGGGCGAGCAACAGTTCTCGCGCCGCCTGCTGCAGCCACTGCATCGCCTGCTCGCTGCCCACCCCGCGGCTGCAGCGCCGCACCATCGCGGCACTGGCCTTTTCCCACTCAGGAATGATCCAGGCGTTGCTGTCGTTCAGCCAGTAGTCGTGATAGCCCCCCTGTCCCCAGCTGGAGGGGCAGGGATCACAGAGCTGCAGTTGGCCAACGCTGTTCAGCACATCTCGAAGCCGGGCGAAGGCCACGCCCTCATGAGGCGCCTGCTGGAACAGCTGGCTGAGAAAAGCCGGTCCTTCAAACCACCAGTGGCCAAACAGTTCGGCATCGAAGGGGGCCACCAGCAGCGGCGGCACCTCCATGGCACCGCCCAGCTGATCCAACTGACGGCGACGGCCCTGCAGGTAATCGGCTGCATGCTCTTTCACCCGTTCAGCAGCGACCCCCGGTTCGTAGGGACGTTTCAGGTCCAGCGGTGCGCTGTGGTCGGTGACCCGATGCAGCTTCAGCCCGAGCGGACGCGGTTGGTCGAGCCCAAGGGGCTTGAGCTCTTCGATGGGCAGATCCCAGCCCAGATCGCGATGGAATTCCCGGTAATGGGGATCTCCGGGATAGCCGTCCTTGGCCGACCACACCGGCAGGGTGGCTTCACTGTCACGCCCGAAGAAGGCCACCCCGTTGCGGCTGCAGATCGGCGAGTAGACCCCGTAGCGGGGCCTCGGCCGGCCGTGCAGCAGCCCATGGCCGTCCAGAACGGCGTAACGCAGCCCCGCATCGCGCATCCAGTGGTCCAGGCCTTCGTAATAGGCGCATTCCGGCAACCAGATCCCCAAGGGCCGTTCCCCCACGAGGCGTTGGTGTTCCCGCACCGCCGTGCGCAGTTGACCGCGCACCGCTTCCGGGTGATGGCGCAGCAGGGGCAGATAGCCGTGGGTGGCTCCGCAGGTGAGCAGGTCGACCACCCCCTGGCGCTGCAGGAGGGCGAAGCGCTGGATCAAAGCGCCGTCACAGTCCTGCCAGGCCCGCTGATGCCGTTCGAT
It contains:
- a CDS encoding GuaB3 family IMP dehydrogenase-related protein, which codes for MDIQLGRSKTVRRAYGIDEIALVPGGRTVDPEVTDTRWTLGGIEREIPIIASAMDGVVDVGMAVRLSELGALGVLNLEGVQTRYDDPNQVLDRIAAVGKDEFVPLMQEIYSQPVQEALIRKRIQDIKAQGGIAAVSGTPVAALRFGKAIAEAGADLFFVQATVVSTDHIGPEGQETLDLEALCRDMGVPVVIGNCVTYEVALQLMRAGAAGVMVGIGPGAACTSRGVLGVGIPQATAVADCAAARADYEKESGRYVPIVADGGIVTGGDICKCIACGADAVMIGSPIARAEEAPGRGFHWGMATPSPVLPRGTRINVGNTGSIERILRGPAKLDDGTHNLLGCLKTSMGTLGAQTIKQMQQVEVVVAPSLLTEGKVYQKAQHLGMGK
- a CDS encoding CAAD domain-containing protein — protein: MIASTVSIPAQESSDQDGGEWDLLVGKVKDWLEQNDLAELWTKAQLPLKVVGGLIVFSLLATIYSGVLGTINSLPLVPGLLELAGVIWLVNFALRNLIRNSDRDKFIASTRSTWSRVTGRSS
- the gyrA gene encoding DNA gyrase subunit A; its protein translation is MTDSVGPGSGGPGDSDDRIIQTDLRNEMSRSYLEYAMSVIVGRALPDARDGLKPVHRRILYAMYELGLTSDRPYRKCARVVGEVLGKYHPHGDTAVYDALVRMAQDFSMSMPLIDGHGNFGSVDNDPPAAMRYTESRLRALTTDSLLEDIEAETVDFADNFDGSQQEPTVLPARIPQLLLNGSAGIAVGMATNIPPHNLNELIDGLLALIANPEITDQDLIRLIPGPDFPTGGQILGREGIRETYLGGRGSVTMRGVANIETLEVPGRPDRDAVIITELPYQTNKAALIERIAELVNDKKLEGISDIRDESDRDGMRIVVELRRDAYPQVVLNNLFKLTPLQSNFSAYMLALVNGEPILLTLRKMLEVFLDFRVETIERRTRYLLRKAEERDHILLGLLLALDQLDPIIALIRAAPDTATARQQLQERHGLSDIQADAILQMQLRRLTALEADKIRLEHEDLVTKIADYKDILGRRERVFGIIQDELGQLQERYQTPRRTEILDLGGGLTDIDLIANERSVVLLTETGYLKRMPVSEFEATSRGTRGKAGTRSQGEDAVKLFISCNDHDTLVLFSDRGVSYALPAYRVPQCSRAAKGTPVVQLLPIPREEAITTLIPVSEFSDDTDLVMLTRGGFIKRTRLSAFSNIRSNGLIAINLEDGDALTWVRLAVPGDSVLIGSKAGMTIHFRLSDEELRPLGRTARGVRSMNLRDGDALVSMDVLPVELADQVAASADDEEDAASEGPWVLVASASGLGKRVPVTQFRLQKRAGMGLRAMKFRTDADELVGLSVLGAGEELLLVSEKGVIVRTSADAIPQQSRAATGVRLQKLDKGDRLLKVVLVPPEAEDEAAADPEASGTETDAQDS
- the crtL gene encoding lycopene beta cyclase; translation: MAEPVDVLVLGGGPAALCVASELNQRGVSVAGIASDPVDAPWPNTYGIWADELKAVGLEQLLEHRWSDTVSFFGEGGSTAQDRSHAHGIDYGLFDRAVLQRHWLERADGVVWHQDTAERVELKGSTTLVSCASGTTMQARLVIDASGSRTHHIRRPDQGPVAGQAAYGVVGRFSKPPIEPDRFVLMDYRCDHLSETQRQEPPTFLYAMDLGDGVFFVEETSLALAPAVPYDVLQQRLQQRLDQRGVEITEVIHEEFCLFPMNLPLPDRRQPLLAFGGAASMVHPASGYMVGSLLRRGPDLAQALAEAITNPSLGSAALAQRGWQALWPLELVLRHQLYQFGLGRLMGFNEALLRTHFATFFALPRDEWFGFLTNTLPLPRLMSVMLRLFALAPWELRRGLVLGAPPSQSPTWTQSNG
- a CDS encoding glycoside hydrolase family 57 protein, with translation MTKGAVALVLHAHLPYVRSARPGSLEEDWFFQALIECYLPLLETLEGASADPNQHPKLTIGLSPTLLSLLSDQDLKQRFPHWLNERLALLPKAAPELREGADHLAATIERHQRAWQDCDGALIQRFALLQRQGVVDLLTCGATHGYLPLLRHHPEAVRGQLRTAVREHQRLVGERPLGIWLPECAYYEGLDHWMRDAGLRYAVLDGHGLLHGRPRPRYGVYSPICSRNGVAFFGRDSEATLPVWSAKDGYPGDPHYREFHRDLGWDLPIEELKPLGLDQPRPLGLKLHRVTDHSAPLDLKRPYEPGVAAERVKEHAADYLQGRRRQLDQLGGAMEVPPLLVAPFDAELFGHWWFEGPAFLSQLFQQAPHEGVAFARLRDVLNSVGQLQLCDPCPSSWGQGGYHDYWLNDSNAWIIPEWEKASAAMVRRCSRGVGSEQAMQWLQQAARELLLAQSSDWSFILRAGTTTELARERVQRHLARFWQLMQAIDGTTELPEGWLEEVQTDDCLFPLIQPLDWVQVGD